A single Cannabis sativa cultivar Pink pepper isolate KNU-18-1 chromosome 7, ASM2916894v1, whole genome shotgun sequence DNA region contains:
- the LOC115696906 gene encoding tubulin beta chain-like: MREILHIQGGQCGNQIGAKFWEVICNEHGIDTTGKYGGDSSELQLDRINIYYNEASGGRYVPRAVLMDLEPGTMDSIRSGPYGEIFRPDNFVFGQSGAGNNWAKGHYTEGAELIDSVLDVVRKEAENCDCLQGFQVCHSLGGGTGSGMGTLLISKIREEYPDRMMLTFSVFPSPKVSDTVVEPYNATLSVHQLVENADECMVLDNEALYDICFRTLKLATPTFGDLNHLISGTMSGVTCCLRFPGQLNSDLRKLAVNLIPFPRLHFFMVGFAPLTARGSQQYSALSVPELTQQMWDAKNMMCAADPRHGRYLTASAMFRGKMSTKEVDEQMINIQNKNSSYFVEWIPNNVKSSVCDIPPKGLRMSSTFVGNSTSIQEMFRRVSEQFTAMFRRKAFLHWYTGEGMDEMEFTEAESNMNDLVAEYQQYQDATIDEEEYENYEEEEAEGEEAEEVHE, encoded by the exons ATGAGAGAAATTCTTCATATCCAAGGTGGACAATGCGGGAACCAAATAGGAGCCAAGTTCTGGGAGGTTATTTGCAACGAGCATGGAATTGACACCACCGGAAAGTATGGTGGGGATTCATCGGAACTCCAGTTAGATAGGATCAATATCTATTACAATGAGGCGAGTGGCGGGAGGTACGTCCCACGTGCTGTTCTCATGGATTTGGAGCCTGGAACCATGGACTCCATTAGATCAGGTCCCTATGGTGAAATTTTCAGGCCTGATAATTTCGTGTTTGGTCAGTCTGGGGCTGGAAACAACTGGGCCAAGGGTCACTACACAGAGGGTGCTGAGCTTATTGATTCTGTTCTTGATGTTGTTCGCAAGGAGGCTGAGAATTGCGACTGCTTACAag GATTCCAAGTATGTCATTCGTTGGGGGGTGGAACGGGGTCAGGAATGGGAACTCTTCTTATCTCAAAGATCAGAGAAGAGTACCCAGATCGGATGATGTTGACATTCTCTGTTTTTCCTTCTCCTAAAGTATCTGATACAGTTGTTGAACCATATAACGCCACTCTTTCAGTGCATCAGCTTGTTGAAAACGCCGATGAGTGTATGGTTTTAGACAATGAAGCTCTCTATGACATTTGCTTCCGAACACTCAAGCTTGCCACTCCCACTT TTGGTGATCTCAACCATCTAATCTCTGGCACCATGAGTGGCGTCACATGTTGTCTAAGGTTTCCGGGACAGCTTAACTCGGACCTTCGAAAGCTTGCGGTTAACCTCATTCCTTTCCCTCGGCTACACTTCTTTATGGTTGGATTCGCACCACTAACAGCCAGAGGATCCCAGCAGTATAGTGCCCTCTCTGTACCCGAGTTAACTCAGCAAATGTGGGATGCCAAGAACATGATGTGCGCTGCTGATCCTCGCCACGGTCGGTACCTCACCGCTTCGGCCATGTTTCGTGGGAAGATGAGCACAAAGGAAGTGGATGAGCAGATGATCAATATCCAGAACAAGAACTCTTCATACTTCGTTGAATGGATACCAAACAATGTCAAGTCCAGCGTTTGTGATATTCCCCCAAAGGGTTTGAGGATGTCATCTACTTTCGTTGGAAACTCTACATCGATTCAGGAGATGTTTAGGAGAGTGAGTGAGCAGTTCACGGCTATGTTCAGACGCAAGGCGTTTTTACATTGGTACACTGGTGAAGGAATGGATGAGATGGAGTTCACTGAGGCTGAGAGCAACATGAATGATCTTGTGGCTGAGTATCAGCAGTATCAGGATGCAACTATTGATGAGGAGGAGTATGAAAACTATGAGGAGGAAGAGGCGGAAGGAGAAGAAGCGGAAGAGGTTCATGAATGA